The following nucleotide sequence is from Lacinutrix sp. Hel_I_90.
TCGGTTTGCATAGTCATATGGGCTTATGTTATGATTCGCGAATTCAACAAAAAGTTTAAAAATTAATTATGGGGTTTTTAAAGGAATTTAAAGAGTTTGCCGTAAAAGGCAACATGATGGACATGGCTATAGGTATCATTATTGGCGCTTCATTTAATAAAGTTATTGATGTATTGGTTAAGAAAGTATTAATGCCACCGCTGTCTTTAATGAGCAGTGGTATTAATTTACAGGATAAAAAAGTAATGCTTCGAGAAACAGAATTGGATAGTGCTGGTAAAGTTTTGGCCGAAGAGGTCGCAATTCAATATGGCGCATTAGTAGAAGCTTTTATCGATTTTATCATCATAGGACTAACGGTATTTCTTGTTGTAAAAGCCATGAACAGATTAAGAGAAAAATCTGATAACACCAAAGATAAAACGGTAAAAACGCCTAAAGACATTCAGTTGCTTACAGATTTAACTGAATTAATGGAAGAGCAAAACAAATTGCTGAGAGCAAACACTTCAGAAAAATAAAAGCATAAAAAAAGCAACAAGTAGTGGATGTTTTGTTGCTTTTCCAAAAAACTATAAATGTGAGGTTATAGCTTTATTAATGTTTTATTTAAATTTAAATCATTGAGCATATCATTAGTAAATTTATAGTGCCCTTTTTTGGTTATGATTCTAAATCTGTGGTCGTTCATTCTTGATAATACATCTAAAAAGCGCCATTTTGTTTTAAGAAGTCGTTGTTTGTCACTTTTTAGTCCGATTTCAAAATAATACTTTCTAGTTCTTCTAGTAGCTGTAATGTCTGGTGTTATTTTGATCTCACCGTCCTTTTTTACATAAGATTTTGGTGACTCAAAACCATCAATATCAGCTTTGATATTTTCAAAACCTAAATTTTGTAAGTAGTTTACTGATTCTTTGATGAATACTTCGTTCTCTTTTTTTTCTGTATGTGTCATAGTACCTCTAAGTTAGTCCAAATGTGCTTTAGTAACTGTTAACGGGTTGTTAAAGCATTCATTTTTAACGTATTTTAAGAAATTTTGTAGTCATTTATAAAATATAAATAACATAATCCTGCTATTATGGCAAGCATAAAACTAATAAGAGTTCCAATTAAAACATATTCAGTAAGTTTTCTGTCTTTTGCTTTAGACAAGTCTCCAAATCTGAAAATAGACTTTGCTGCCATTAAAAAACCAACGCCTTCCCAATGGTCTGTAATAATAAATAAGAAGACAAAAACACGTTCTAAAACACCAATATAAGCGCCTGCGTGTTCTAAAGAATCGATACTATTTTCATCTGCCGTGTCTAAGTTCCATTTAGAAATAATAACTTTCATTATAACAGAAGCAACACTGGTTGTAAATAGTAAAAAGGTTATAAATACAATGGTTGTAGGAGTAAATAGCCAGTCAAAATCTAATGGATATTGAGAATAAAGTAAGGTTACCAGAAATAAAACAAGGAGATGTGCTATTTGATCTACAAAAAATAGAACTCTGGCGTTTTTGGGAGTGTTTAGATGAAGTTTAATAACATCAATACAATAGTGTGATATAATTATGATTATAAATCCAAGCCAAAAGGATTTAAAATCAGCTTTCAATACAATAAACAATGCAATAAAATGAATAAGAATATGATAGTATAAGTATTTTGATTTATGTTTTTTATCCAATTTATGAGTCACCCATTTTTTAGGCTGAAACAAAAAATCTCCAATAAAGTGAGCCAGTAATAATTTTATAAATAAGAGCATCATAGGGTTTGCGTTTGTTGTTCGTAATAATTTAATAGTTTTAGTAGGTCATCGTAACCAGAACGTTTTAAACCAGCACTAATATTACTTTGTGTTTTGTTCAGAAGTTTTGCTAGGTCTTTTTGATTATAGTCTGGATATTCTAAAGCGGCTTTAAGTGTTTCTGCAGCAGTTGGTGTCCAGTTATCTGTAGTAAGTGCCGCTAAATCTATCATGATGTTTAAAGGGGTGTCTATTGCGTCATGACCTGTTTCTAGCGCTAGAGTATTCCGTTTTAAATTTTCAAAACAATGTCCAGAGTTTATAAAAGCAGTACCATTGGCTTCGGTGATTTTATCGGCATCATGAGATTTATCACCAATACCTATAGCCATTCGCACGTCTATGTCTGAGTTTTGTTTTATAGCCGCTTTTATTAGTAAAGCAGCTCTTAAACCTGCTGTTTTATCGACTTCCAATTGAAAGCTATCCCCTCTAAAAATTTCCCATGCCTTTGGTTCTTCTCCGTATTTATTAAACTCTTTTTTTAAAATAGGTAACCATGCTTTTGGTTCACTATCTCTCGAGTTTATAATATCTCCTGTAATGATACTTACTAATTTCATCAGTAAAATTTTAATAAATATACTAAAAATATTCGCTTTTTAACGAATAATTGTAAATATCTGCTTTTTAGCGAATAATTACAAATATCTGCTTTAAGGCGAATATAATGACATATGGACAACTAAAGCGGATTTACATTTTTTTAAAAGAACTTAAAACCAAATGAAGACAATTAGTATCTTTACCGTATGAGTAAAAAAGAACTAGGTTTAAATACCATTTGTACACACATTGGTGAAATAAAAGATGAACAATTTAAAGGAGCGGTATCGCCCATTTATTTATCGTCTTCATATGAGTTTCTAGATGTAGATGTTAAGCGCTACCCCCGTTACTTTAATACACCAAATCAAGAATATCTATCAAAGAAAGTCGCAGCTTTAGAGCATAAAGAAACCGCGATGATTTTTGGGTCTGGTATGGCGGCTATTAGCCACATGTTTTTGGCGTTTTTAAAATCTGGTGACCATATTGTAGTGCAAAACACATTATATGGCGGAACCAGTAATTTTATACGTGAAGAATTTCCAAAACTGAAAATAGAATTCACTTTTACAAACGGGTATGCTGTTGAAGATTTTGAAAAAGCCATTCAACCCAACACAAAATTGATTCATATTGAAACACCTTCTAATCCGTTATTAACCATTACAGATATTGAAGCTGTTGCTAAATTAGCTAAATCTAAAAGTATTGTAACAAGTATAGACAATACTTTTGCTAGTCCTGTAAATCAAAATCCAGCCGATTTTGGCATTGATTTAATCATGCATTCTGCAACAAAATATTTTGGTGGTCATAGTGATATTTGTGCGGGCGCTGTAGCTGGCTCAAAAGCGCATATGGACAGGATTTGGAATGTTTCTAAAAATTATGGAGGTAGTCTTAGTGATTTCACGGTTTGGATGTTAGAGCGCAGTATGAAAACAATGGGATTACGCGTGAAAGCCCAAACCAAAAATGCAAAGAAAATGGCGCAATGGTTGGAGCAGCATGAGTCTGTTAAAAAAGTATACTATCCAGGCTTAAAAAGCCATCCAGAATATGAACTTGCAAAAGCACAAATGAAAGGTTATGGGGCCATGCTATCCTTTGAATTAATTGATACTATTGACTCTGTGAAATTTCAAAAGGCACTTGGTCTCATTAAAGCATCAATGAGCTTAGCAGGGATTGAAAGTACCATGTTAAGTCCGGCGCAAACCTCTCATTCTTTATTAAGTCAGGCAGAACGTGACGCTATAGGTGTTAGCGATGGATTGATTCGTTTTTCTGTAGGAATAGAATCTGTTAGCGATTTAAAGGATGATATTGAACAAGCTTTGAGTCAATTATAAATTCATAATCGCTTTTACTTGCATAAAAATAACAAACATAATACGGGCTACAATTTTGAAAAACTAATCAGCGTTTTACCAGAATTAGAAAGTCATGTGTCCGTTAATAAACAGGGCACTGAAACCATAGATTTTGCGAACCCAAAGGCTGTAAAAATGCTTAACACTGCTCTTTTAAAAGCAGATTATGACATTCATTTTTGGGAGTTCCCAAACGCGAATTTATGCCCACCAATTCCTGGTCGTGCCGATTACATACATGTCATAAACGACCTGCTACAGGCTTCAAAAATTAATCAGAAGGTTACCGTTTTAGATATTGGTACAGGAGCAAGTTGTATTTATCCCTTACTGGGGAACGCAGAATACAATTGGAATTTTGTAGCTTCAGATTGTGATGAAACGGCGCTCGTTTTCGCCGAAAAAATAATCAGTGAAAACAAATTAACAGCAAATATTCAACTTAGAAAACAAAAAGAGGTAGCACATGTTTTTGAAAATATAATCACTAAAACTGATCGTTTTGATGCGAGTCTGTGTAATCCGCCATTCTATAAAAATAAATCAGAAGCATTAGAAGCCACAAAAAGGAAACTCATAGGATTAGGAAAAGAAACAGGTTCAGTAACTAGAAATTTTGCAGGTAAGGCCAACGAATTGTGGTTTAAAGGAGGAGAAAAGGCTTTTTTACATACCTATTTATATGAAAGTTCATTATTCAAAAAACAATGCCATTGGTATACGTCATTAGTTTCTAATAAAGCGCACATTAAATCGATGTATACATCCTTAGCTAAATTAGGAGCAACCAGTGTTAAAACGATAGATATGGCCCAAGGCAACAAAAAGAGTAGAGTAGTAGCCTGGTCCTTTTTAACAGAGAAAGAACAAAACGATTGGGTTAGATAGCAAGTATCCTTAATGGTCCTAAAGGGTCGAGAAACTTAAATAAATACTTAATAAGATTTCCGTATTTATGGGAATGTAAAATAAATTTTCAATGAAATTAGACATATTAGCCTTTGGAGCACATCCTGACGATGTAGAATTAGGAGCAGGTGCAACCCTTGCAAAAGCAGTTAGTGAGGGTAAAACAGTAGGAATAGTCGATTTAACAAGAGGAGAATTAGGAACGCGTGGTACTGCTGAAACGAGAGACCGTGAAGCTGCTGCTTCAGGGAAAATTTTAGGCCTAACTGTACGAGAAAATTTAGGCTTTGCGGACGGTTTTTTTATAAATGATAAAGCACATCAGATAGCGGTTATAAAAATGATACGTAAGTATCAACCAGAGTTAGTGCTTTGTAATGCTATTGAAGACAGGCATATCGATCATGGAAAGGGAAGCAAACTCGTAAGTGATGCCTGTTTTTTAAGTGGCTTGTTAAAAATTGAAACGCAGTTAGATGGAATACCTCAAGAAAAATGGAGACCAAAACTAGTGTACCACTACATTCAATGGCAACCCTTGACACCAGATGTCTTGGTTGATGTTTCAGGTTTTATAGAGACCAAAATGGAATCTGTGAAAGCTTACAAAACACAATTTTATGACCCTAATAGTAAAGATCCTGAAACTCCAATTACTAGTAAAACCTTTATAGACAGTATTGCTTATCGTGCAAGAGATTTAGGAAGACTGGTAGGTGTGGAACACGCAGAAGGCTTTACAGTAGAGCGCTATGTTGCTGTAGATAGTCTTTTTGATCTAAAATAAAACAGTTAAAAGTCTAACTTTAAGTCACAAAAAAAGTCTTCAATAACTATTGAAGACTTTTTGCTTTTTGGGTGGAAGACCGGGTTCGAACCGGCGACCCTCGGTACCACAAACCGATACTCTAACCAGCTGAGCTACAACCACCATTTAACGCACTATTGCTAATGCGAGTGCAAATGTAATTTATTAAATATTTTCTACAAAGTATTTTTTTAATAATTTATATTAAAAATGAAATTTTATGCCCATGCTTCTATTTTTAGAACGCCATAATCACTTCAAACTCCCCATCTAAAGCTGTTTTATTTTTAGCCGGCAGATAGGTTTTGGAAATAAAACCATCTAAATATAAGGGCTTTAGGCTGTCATTCTGTTTGGAATACATGGAGAAATTATAAGAACTTGCGTTTTGTTTTAAGATTGTAAAAAAATAAATAGTCATTTGGTAAAATAATAACATCTTTTCCAATATTTAGAGTGTTTGATCCTTTATTAAATAGCGGAATTAACTTGGTATTTATAATTACTCGCAATATTTGCTTGTTTGAAGCATTATGGTCTTCGGTTTTGAGAATAGCGTAGTTGTTTCATTATACAAATACAATAACAAAAAAAAGGTTCAGGAAAAACGATTTAGTTTTTCTTGAACCTTTTTTTTATACTAGCAATGCGCGTCCCTAATTGATTAGAGTGATATCGTAATGACTTAGTAGTTGAAATGACACCATTTTAATAGAACGTCACTTAATTTACTCTACAACTTTATCCACAACAATTTTTGCGTCTCTATTCGCTAATTCCCAAGCAGTGTAAAATACTAAACGCGTTCTGTTTTCTAACAAATCGTACTGTATTTTATCTGGTGTATCACCAGGTTGGTGATAATCTTCGTGTGTACCATTAAAATAGAATATAACAGGAATATTGTTTTTTGCAAAGTTATAGTGATCACTTCTGTAGTAAAAACGGTTTGGATCATTATCAGCATTAAAAGTATAATCCAGATCGATATTCATGTATTTGGTGTTCACCATTTCTGAGATGTTGTGCAACTCTGAACTTAATTTATCACTTCCAATAAGGTATACATAATTTCTATTTTTCTTTTCACGATTTGGATCTGTACGACCAATCATATCAATGTTAAGATCTGCAACCGTATTGGCTAAAGGAAAAATAGGATCTACATCGGTATAATATTTAGAACCTAAAAGGCCTTTTTCTTCCCCTGTTACATTAAGAAAAACAAGAGAACGTTTTGGACCATTACCGTCTGCCTTTGCTTTTGCAAACGCTTCTGCTATTTCAAGCACGGCAACGGTACCAGAACCATCATCGTCTGCTCCGTTATAAATTTTTCCGTCTTTTATACCTTCATGATCTAAGTGTGCAGAAATAATAATATACTCGTCTGGTTTTTCACTACCACGAATAATTGCTGCAACATTTTCTGAAGTAATTTCTTTAGAATTGTTTTTATAATCTATTGAGATGTTTGTACTTAATAACTGTGCTTTATCATTAGTTTCTATGTCGTTAACTAAAGTTTTACCGATGTTGTCGTTTATAATAAAGTACATCATGTCATCTGCATTTCCAGCTAAAGCCATGCGGCCACTAGACCCACCAAAACGAGCAGCTGCCATAGCATAAACTTCAGGGTAGTAAAACAAAACAGCTTTGGCACCTTTTTTTTCAGCAAGCTCTTTTTTAGAAGCAAATTGCTGACGAAAGTTGGACCATTTTGAGGCTTCATTGGTGCCTGAAACCGTAAATATACCTTCGGCATTTCTAGGTTCACCAGATTTAAATAGGACGATTTTACCTTTTACATCTATAGTTTCATAATCTGAATATTTTTCGTCTTCAATACCATAACCTGCATAAACGACTTCGTCTGTGTTTACAACAGCGTTATTACTTGAGGTTACAGAAACATAATCATCAATTGCCGTAAAGGTTTTTCCATCAATTGAAAAGCTTACATTTGGAGCAGACAAAACTTCTAATGGAACATTTTGAAAATAATTTCCATCTGATTTAGCTGCAGGAATGCCATCTTCAATATACTGTTCTTTAAGGAAATTTACAGCCATTTTCTGACCTTCCTCTCCCGTTTCACGACCTTGAAACTCGTCTGAAGCGTAGGTGTACAATAATGTTTTTAAATCAGTAGCGGTTATCGTTTCTGCATAGGTTACAGGATTTGCAGAAACCTCAGTTGTTTTTTCTACTTTACTAGGACTGCTGGTTGAGCCGCAAGCGACTAAAATTGTAGCAATAGTAAAAAAGGATAATACTCTTTTCATTAGATAGATATAAAGTTTATATATTGTAAATGTACATGAAATTAAGGCCTAAACCCATTCTCTTTAACATATTTTAACAGGTTTATAACTCAGTATTATGTTTTAAAAATGACGGCCTGTTTGCCAATTGCCATGCCGTAGCGAAAATGAGCTTTGTACGTTTCGTTAATAATGCGTAGTTGATTTTATCTGGAGTGTCTGTTGGTTTATGATAGTCTGCATGTTCGCCATTAAAATAAAATATGACTGGAACATTATGTTTTGCAAAGTTATAGTGGTCGCTTCTGTAGTAGTAATTATTGGGATCCTTTTCGTTGTTATACTTATAATCTAATTTTAAATTAGAAAAGGTATTGTTTGTTTTTTCTGAAATAAAATGAAGTTCCTTACTTATTCTATCTGCTCCAATAATATAAATATAATTTGGGTTGTCTTTATGTGATTTATCGACACGCCCAATCATGTCTATATTTAAATTAGCAATGGTTTTATTTAATGGAAAAAGAGGATTTTTAACATAATAAAGTGAGCCTTGAAGACCAATTTCTTCTGCAGTAAGGTGTAAGAACAAGATGCTACGTTTTGGAGAATGTCCTGCTTTTTCTGCCGCTTTAAAAGCTTGTGCTATTTCTAATATGGCCATTGAACCTGAACCATTATCGTCTGCCCCAAAATGTATCTTGTTATTTTCTTTACCTAAATGATCTAAATGTCCAGAAATGATAAGGACTTCATCAGGCTTTTCTTTGCCTTTAATATAGGCTAATACGTTTTCTGTGGTATTAATACCCTTGGGGAGAAAGTCTGAAGGAATACTTTGGTAATACGTCGAGTCGTTGACTCCCGGATTAATACCTTCTTTGATGTAGAAATTTTTTAAGAAAGTGCTTGCCTTTTTTTGGCCTTGTTCTCCAACACCTCGACCTTCAAAATTTTCAGAAGCGAAACTGTATAGATTGATTTTTAACTCTTCGGCGGTAATGGTTTTTGAATACTTATTTATAAGTGTACTATCTGTGATTTGTATACCATTTTTTAAGTTTTCAATTTTTGTTGTGTATTTAGTTTCTGCACATGAGCCAATAAAAGTTAAGATGCTAAATATGACTAAGGGCTTCATGTATAAAAATTTGACTGTCATAAATATATAATTTAGTACAAAATAAAAGATTACCTTACTCAGAAATATCGATGTCGTCTATTTCTTCAATATCAATTTCAATATCTTCTAATTCTTCGATAGCCTCTTCTTTTGATTCCTGATCACGTTGTTCCAGTTGCTCTGTGTTTCCAACTTCTGTGACCGTTGTAACAGATTTATAGGTGGCTAATGCTAAGGTGATAATTGTTAATAGAAAAATGAGTTGTACGGTATGTTGTGGTTTATTCTCACCTCTAGATTTTAGAAAAGCAATTAAGCCAAATACAAAGGCTAAAATGGCAGGAATAAAAGCAAAGTTATAGAGTGGTAAAACAGTTAAGATAATGCCTAACACAGCAAATATAAACCCTAAAATAATACTTAATTTTCTCATGATATTTAATTTTTTAAGCCTGATGCACTTTTAATTTTTAATTCTCCACTACCTACAGCAATTTTAAATTTTGCATAGACCGGAATTTTATTTTCATCTGCAGTAAGCCAAAGAAAATTATCACCACCTTTTAAAGCATCAGTGCCCGCGGCACTTATTTTTAATTTATAGCATTCTTTTTTACCAATGGCGGTACTAATAGTTTCTTTTTTGACGTAAGTAAAAGACATCTTAGTTTCTTTATTGTCGAATAGCACATTAAAGGTATCACTGTCCCCTGGAGACGCTTTTTTAATGTCTAATGTTCTTAGATAATATAGCGTTGAAACAATATCTCTTGTTTCACTTTTGATTTTTACAGTGTTATTGGTATCCCAAAAACCAGATTCAGATTTTTTGCTTTTTTTGCGAATTAAACTTTTAACGGTTTTCGATTTGTGGTTGAAATTATATTTCACAAACTTATAATAGCCGCCTTCATCAATTTCACGTTTGTATAAATAGGGTGTTATATTACTCGGGCTTACATAACTTTCATACAGATCTCTAATTTTAAAATAGTTATCCCATTTAGAATAGGTGGTCGCTTTGCATTTTAGACGTAAGAGTGTCGCCGATTTTGTTTTAACCGTACTGGTTTCCATCGTAATTTGAGCAAAATCAGTCATTATACCAGACATGCTGTAACCCGCTGTAAAGGTTAGCTTTTCATCTGCATGGAAAGCCTTGTTTTGCGCATGTAAGCTAAGCGCAAGACAACCTATAATCAATGTAAAAAAATATTTCATCATTTTTATTTAAAGTTCAAATATAGAAAATGTAGAACACTAATTGTGCCTAAGTATTGTGTTTGGCTTTTATTTAATAATTATTTATTTGAATAACTAATACGGCAAACACAGCATTCCAAATAATAACACGAAGCCAATTATAGTTTACTAGTTTCTGTAATAACTGTGGGTTACTATTGTTATTAGAAAGCTTTTTATGAATAGGTACAAAAATGCCAAAGGTTGTAACCCAAGCCAAAAGGACTAAAATCAAATGCAAACAGGAAAGCAATGTTGTGTTTTTAAAACAACTAAAAAGTGTTAATGCTAATTGTGAAAACATAAGCGGAATAACAACAAAAGCTATACGCATGGTGTAGCGATTATGCCAACTAAATAATGCTTCCTTATTGAGGTATTTAAAAGAAGGATAGATGAGTAATTGAACCATCCAGATTAACACGATTAATCCAAAATCAACGATGAGTTGTAGTATGATCCAAGTCATACTTGGGCTGAATTTAGTAATACGGTTCGCAATATTTTTTGCACCTCGTTATTATCTTTTTGTCTAATTAAAAAAGATTCTAATTGGGCTTCATGAGAAATCTGTTCGTCTTTATCTATAAAACCATAGCCTAAATACGTGCCGTTTTTAATGAGTACAAAGGCCGCTTCTTGTGCATGTCTTCCTTTTTCTTTTAGAACCACATCTTTATTTTGATTTATAATCTCACAAATGGCATTGGTAACACGTTCGTTGTAACTTTCAATGGGCTCTTCAGCTTTACAAACGCCTTTACAGTTTTTAATCGTGTAATGAGAACACTGGGTAACCCCTTCTTGCAAATGACAAAATTTTGGGCATAAATCAAACTGCTCACAAATACGTTCTAAAAACAATCGGGCTTCCCGCATACTAAAAAACGTAATGATTGGGTTTGGTGTCGTTTTTGCATTATTAATTGCCATATGTATAAGGTCATTTCTGTCTTGATAACTAAATAGAGCAAACCCTTTGATGGTGTTTTTAGCCACTTTGTTATACTGCGGAAAATGCTTTTTAATAGCAGCATCTTCCATTAACAGCCCAATAAGTTCACTGCCGGACAATTCATAATCAATATCGGCAGTTTCACGCACCATATCTAATGATTTTTGTGCTTTACTGTAAAAGTGACTCAGCACGCGCTTTTTGATGTCTTTTGCTTTACCAACATAAATGATCTTCCCCTTTTTATTTTTAAAATAGTAAATGCCTGTCGCATTCGGTAAGGCATTAAAAACTTTATTAGGTAGGTTGGGAGGTAAGGTAGCCTGTTTATTATTTTTGTTAAGAAAATCAGCAAACACTTTCTCAGCATTTTCTTGGGCCTGTAGTTTTTGAAACAGAATTACGGTCGCTTCAGCATCTCCTCGCGCGCGATGTCTGTTGACTACATTGATTTTCAAATCTTTACATAATTTACCCAAGCTGTAGGAGCGATGTCCAGGTAATAAATGCCTGCTTAACCGTACGGTACATAACTTCTTTCTGTCGAAATCTATGGCGAGCAATTTGAATTCGTTTCTAATCACATTGTAGTCAAAATTCACATTATGCGCCACAAAAATGGTGTTTTCGGTAATATTTAAAAGCTGTTGTGCGATCTCTCTAAATTCAGGAGCATCGGCAACCAAACCATTATCAATCCCCGTTAAAGCGGTAATGTGATCTGGGATGTAGCAGTTAGGATTAACCAGAGACGTAAATTCGTCAATGATTGTGTTACCATCATATTTAAACACTGAAATCTCAGTAATGCGATTGGTTCTACCCGTAGTTTCAACGTCAATTATAGTGTAGTGCAACTGTTTTTCTTTTAAGCGCTGTAAAGATAAGGAATACTAAACATTCTATCTTAATTTTAGTCAAGTGTAAGGGAGCAATCATCTTTTTAGAACTTTTTGCGGTGGTAACAACACTGCATCTAAAAGGACCTTCGATAAAATTCTGCAGATCTTGTAGGCCTAAATTGTGAGCCTCAAAAGTGAATTTCTAGTTATCAATTTTATTTATGAATTGAGACTAACGCACTATTACCCGATTTTTAAAATTTACGAAATAATAAACTATATCAATATAAGTTTATGTTTTTTGTGTTACTTTGGAATTCAATTGCGGGAATCGATTGAAATTTGAACTCCATTTTTTTATGACAAAAAATAAAATGTTATCTTTAATATAAGCGTTTAATAGGCTGAAATAGTTCTATAATATTTTAAACTGTCTTGAATTTTGCTAATCTCCCGATAACCAATTAAAAGGAGGCATATGTAAAAAGAGTATGTAACTGCCAAGCTTAATCAAATCATTATATGACTATATATACTACTATACTGGTAGCGTTTTTATTTCTTTCTTCAAGTATTCTCTTATTATTTAGACTTAGATCACTGCTTGGTTTGGCGCCCTTATATATGCTACTGGGTGCTGCACAATGTCTTTTAGCTTTTTCTAGTAGTAATTTAAATTTTGAATTGTGGGGGAAGCATACCTTATTTCCAGAATCAATGCTTGTTTTTCCGACCGTATTATTTACTGTTTTATTAATTTATATAACAGAAGGAGTTAAAAGGTCAAGAGCGATTATTATAGGTGTTTTTGTTTTTAATTTCTTATTATTAGTATGGTTTGGTATAACCTATCGTAATGAAAGTTTTTTAGGCGTCATAGCTGCCCATTCATCAAAAGCGTTTTTTATTTTAGATTATAAAAATTTTATAACAAATACGATCCTCTTATTATTTGAAAGTGTTTTACTCATTATAGTATATCAATTTTTGATTTATAAAATTAAAAAAAACTATTTTTTTTTAATTCTTTTTATTGCCTTAGCTTCTGTTTTAGTTTTTGACGCTTTTGTATTCAATATTCTTCTTAAGTATGATACACCAGATTTTAGAACGTCATTAACAGGGCATTTAATAGGCGGAACTCTCACGGCTTTAGTGTTTTCAATAGTACTCTATAGCTATATAAAATATATAGGTGTAGAAAATAAAAACAGAGGTTTTAGTGCCAATCAAAATAGAGATGTATTTTCCATATTAAAATATAGCGCTAAAAATAAGACCCTTAAAGTAGAAAAGGTACCAGTAGGAAAAAAAACAGAATCTCAACTGGAGTCTACTTTAAATACTATTTCTGATGGTTTTATTGCTTTAGATACACATTGGTGCTATACGTTTGTCAATAAAAAAGCAGGTGATTTTTTTGGTAAAACACCAAGTCAGTTATTAGGAAAACATATTTGGACTGAGTTTCCTCAGGGAGTAGGATTAGC
It contains:
- a CDS encoding DUF3108 domain-containing protein, with the translated sequence MMKYFFTLIIGCLALSLHAQNKAFHADEKLTFTAGYSMSGIMTDFAQITMETSTVKTKSATLLRLKCKATTYSKWDNYFKIRDLYESYVSPSNITPYLYKREIDEGGYYKFVKYNFNHKSKTVKSLIRKKSKKSESGFWDTNNTVKIKSETRDIVSTLYYLRTLDIKKASPGDSDTFNVLFDNKETKMSFTYVKKETISTAIGKKECYKLKISAAGTDALKGGDNFLWLTADENKIPVYAKFKIAVGSGELKIKSASGLKN
- a CDS encoding exonuclease domain-containing protein, which translates into the protein MHYTIIDVETTGRTNRITEISVFKYDGNTIIDEFTSLVNPNCYIPDHITALTGIDNGLVADAPEFREIAQQLLNITENTIFVAHNVNFDYNVIRNEFKLLAIDFDRKKLCTVRLSRHLLPGHRSYSLGKLCKDLKINVVNRHRARGDAEATVILFQKLQAQENAEKVFADFLNKNNKQATLPPNLPNKVFNALPNATGIYYFKNKKGKIIYVGKAKDIKKRVLSHFYSKAQKSLDMVRETADIDYELSGSELIGLLMEDAAIKKHFPQYNKVAKNTIKGFALFSYQDRNDLIHMAINNAKTTPNPIITFFSMREARLFLERICEQFDLCPKFCHLQEGVTQCSHYTIKNCKGVCKAEEPIESYNERVTNAICEIINQNKDVVLKEKGRHAQEAAFVLIKNGTYLGYGFIDKDEQISHEAQLESFLIRQKDNNEVQKILRTVLLNSAQV